The following coding sequences are from one Nicotiana tomentosiformis chromosome 3, ASM39032v3, whole genome shotgun sequence window:
- the LOC104101851 gene encoding probable serine/threonine-protein kinase At1g01540: MLFNVSSITRKLSKPTSFFGVELWVAILICIILFFLCFALGITLYVISTRRRRKARNALKPTISKDLHNSYSMSRRLLPHNGWEIEMGIGTPEKQVIFSSQASGPLSSAMDLESAARYLHPPVAFDVRPSYQFTLSEIEAATDDFADENLVVCGDYAIVYYGILFGNTRVTIKQLLSSRAKAKDFTREVEALLGLKHRNLVKLLGYCFEGYYRIIVDEYVDNGNLGQWLHDCITEVSPLTWNIRMNIVLGIAKGLAYLHEDTEPATIHQHLKSSSILLDKQWNPKISDFGITKLLGSDEWSYPITPPTGMSGYLAPEYLSTGILDDKCDVYSFGILIMEIVSGKTSIEYTITEIEEYLIDWIKSKVESQQYDQIVDPKLPEMPCMKELKRILLIALRCVDPDVSNRPKMGEVIHMLEPRDLLLSDGHVIKKQTSRRSSVSEDQLLSNS, translated from the exons ATGCTTTTTAACGTTTCATCCATCACTCGAAAACTCTCAAAGCCAACTTCATTCTTTGGGGTCGAATTATGGGTTGCCATTCTCATTTGCATAATTCTTTTCTTCCTCTGCTTTGCTCTCGGCATCACTCTTTATGTTATCTCAACTAGGCGACGTCGTAAAGCACGTAATGCATTGAAGCCAACGATTTCAAAAGATTTACACAATAGTTATTCAATGAGTAGAAGGCTATTGCCGCATAACGGATGGGAGATTGAAATGGGCATTGGAACCCCAGAAAAACAAGTGATATTCTCTAGTCAAGCCAGTGGACCACTGAGTAGTGCGATGGATTTAGAGTCAGCGGCTAGATATCTTCATCCTCCTGTTGCTTTTGATGTTAGGCCTAGTTACCAGTTTACATTGTCTGAGATTGAAGCAGCAACAGATGACTTTGCTGATGAAAATCTAGTTGTTTGTGGAGATTATGCCATTGTTTATTATGGTATCTTGTTTGGCAATACTAGAGTTACAATAAAGCAGTTGCTTAGTAGCAG GGCTAAAGCAAAGGACTTTACGAGGGAGGTAGAAGCTTTATTGGGTCTCAAACATAGAAACTTGGTGAAATTGCTTGGTTATTGTTTTGAAGGATATTACAG GATAATCGTGGACGAGTATGTAGACAATGGCAATTTAGGGCAGTGGCTTCATGATTGTATCACTGAAGTTAGCCCCTTAACATGGAATATACGGATGAACATTGTTCTAGGAATTGCAAAAGG CTTGGCTTACCTTCACGAGGATACTGAACCAGCAACAATCCATCAACACCTAAAGTCAAGTAGCATATTGCTTGATAAGCAATGGAATCCAAAGATATCTGATTTTGGTATCACTAAGCTCTTAGGTTCTGATGAATGGAGTTACCCAATTACACCCCCTACTGGAATGTCAGG CTATCTTGCACCAGAATACTTATCCACTGGAATTTTAGATGATAAGTGTGATGTTTACAGCTTTGGCATACTTATCATGGAGATTGTATCTGGAAAGACTTCCATTGAGTATACTATCACAGAAATAGAG GAATATTTAATTGACTGGATAAAGTCAAAGGTGGAAAGCCAACAATATGATCAAATAGTGGATCCAAAGCTACCAGAAATGCCTTGTATGAAAGAACTGAAACGAATTCTGCTCATTGCTCTTAGATGTGTTGATCCAGATGTTAGCAACAGGCCTAAAATGGGAGAAGTGATTCACATGCTTGAGCCGCGCGATTTACTTCTCAGCGAT GGACATGTGATCAAGAAACAGACATCCCGTCGCAGTTCTGTGAGCGAAGATCAGCTGCTGTCAAATAGTTAG
- the LOC104101847 gene encoding glutaminyl-peptide cyclotransferase-like produces the protein MPGGRMRKKSNTRRINSLPQQPSMASSSPFLLHYRKISVLVFLILVVCLVVFLNTSSTKEGGFQYDVPSNQLYTVEVVNEFPHDPGAFTQGLLYAENDTLFESTGMNGASSVRKVTLQTGEVKAIQKMQYSDFGEGLTLLGDRLIQVTWRQSTGYIYDRHNLSKFEKFSHGMPDGWGLATDGKVLFGSDGSSTLYQIDPQTMKVVKKKFVNYQGDEVHRLNELEYVYDEVWANVWMTDCIARISHKDGSVLGWILLHNLREGLLHNLKQIDVLNGIAWDRDGDRLFVTGKWWPKLYEIKLHPLKTPFNGDIKQICMPPAFPFS, from the exons ATGCCAGGCGGAAGAATGAGAAAGAAATCTAATACTAGAAGAATTAACTCCCTACCTCAACAACcttcaatggcttcttcctctccTTTTCTTCTCCATTACAGAAAGATCTCCGTCCTTGTCTTTTTAATCCTAGTTGTTTGTTTAGTAGTTTTTTTAAATACTTCATCGACAAAGGAAGGCGGGTTTCAATACGATGTCCCGTCTAATCAGCTTTACACTGTCGAAGTGGTCAATGAGTTCCCTCACGATCCTGGCGCTTTCACTCAG ggACTGCTGTATGCAGAAAATGATACCCTATTTGAGTCTACTGGAATGAATGGGGCT TCATCTGTTCGGAAGGTCACTCTGCAGACTGGCGAG GTTAAGGCTATCCAGAAAATGCAGTACTCTGACTTTGGGGAGGGCTTAACTCTTCTTGGTGATAG GTTGATTCAAGTAACTTGGCGGCAGAGTACTGGTTACATATATGATCGGCATAATCTGAGCAAA TTTGAGAAGTTCAGCCATGGTATGCCCGATGGTTGGGGATTGGCAACTGATGGGAAAGTCCTTTTTGGAAGTGATGGATCTTCTACCCTGTATCAAATTGACCCTCAAACTATGAAAG TAGTTAAAAAAAAATTTGTAAACTATCAAGGTGATGAAGTGCACAGATTGAATGAACTAGAGTATGTTTATGATGAAGTTTGGGCAAATGTTTGGATG ACTGACTGTATAGCTAGAATATCACATAAAGATGGCTCAGTGCTTGGATGGATTCTCCTCCACAATTTGAG AGAAGGATTGCTACACAATTTGAAG CAAATTGATGTCTTAAATGGCATAGCATGGGATAGGGATGGCGACCGTCTTTTTG TCACAGGCAAATGGTGGCCGAAGCTTTATGAGATTAAGTTGCATCCGTTGAAGACACCATTCAACGGAGACATTAAGCAGATCTGCATGCCCCCGGCATTTCCTTTTTCATAG